A segment of the Deltaproteobacteria bacterium genome:
CGATAGGTCAGCTTGACAGCATGAGGGATTCCCGGCTAAGAGCTTGGCAGCCGCCTAGAATCGGGAGGCACAGCTACATTCACTAAGGAGGCGCTATGTTCGGACTCATTTGGACGATTGTTATCGGCTTTGTCGTTGGGGTCATCGCCAAGTTCATCATGCCGGGCAAGGAAAACCTGGGTTTTGTCTTGACCACCGTCCTCGGCATCGTCGGCTCCATCGCCGCTTCCTATGCCGGGCAAATCATCGGCTTGTACGATGCTGGCCAGGGCGCCGGGTTTATCGGCTCCATCGTTGGCGCCTTTGTTGTCTTGTGGGGCTACCTGAAAGTAAAGTCCGCCTAACTTCGGCAGCTCATCGTGCGCCGCATCGCGATATCTATATTGATTCTGTTCTCCCTCTGCGCGTCGGCGTCGCCGGCTTGCGCACGCGAGAAACGCGCCAACACCGGCGCGGAAATTCTCTTGGCCGAGCTGCCCAAAGAGGGACGCGCGACCTTGGCGCTGATCAAGCAGGGCGGCCCCTTTCCGTACAAACGTGATGGCATCGTCTTTGGCAATTTCGAAAAGCGACTCCCCGCGAAGAAGCGCGGTTACTACCGTGAATATACCGTGGCGACGCCGGGAGCGCGCGATCGCGGCGCGCGCCGCATTGTCGCCGGCGACGGCGGCGAGTACTACTACACCGCCGATCACTACAAGAGTTTTCAACGCATTCGGGAGTAACTCCATTGGCAAGTCTGAACGAGATTCTCGGCGATCCCAAACGCTGCGGCGTGTTTCGCTACGGTGGCGACTTGGACAGGCTGGAAAGCGCAGCCGAGCGCGCCAATCTCTCGCTGCACAAGCTTGATCTTAGCCTAGCCCGCAGCAAGAAAGACGCGCTCAAGAGCTTCGCCAAGACGCTAAAGTTCCCGACCTATTTCGGCGAGAACTGGGATGCCCTCGACGAATGTCTGAGCGACCTAGACTGGCTCGACGCGCCGGGCTGGATGCTAATCGTAACCGGCGCCGGCAAGTTCGCAGCGGTCGACGAGGAAAGCCTAGTGACGATTTTAGATGTGCTAAATAGCGCCGCTGAATACTGGAGCGAAGAAGGGAAACCGTTTTGGGCGATTGTTATCGGCGAGGGTCAGACTAAAGGCTTAGCCAACCTTAAACCTGTGCCCGAGAAATAAAATTCCGTGCTAGGTCGGCGCGCAGGTTGACAAATGCGCCGAACATCGGCTATTTCCAGGGGAACCAAGCTTTGAATAGCTCAACATTCGCTGCGTCTAAGAGTGCAAATTGGGCGGATATCCCGCCGAAAAAAAACCAGGAGGCATAGATGAAAAAATTGGTATTAGCAACTGCGTTGTGGTTTGCCGCGGCGGGCGTCGCGGGCATCGCAACCGCCGCCGACAAGGCGATGGAAAAGGAGAAAAAGGAAGCCGCCAAAGCTGAGGCGAAAGCAGAGACCAAAGCCAAGGAAGCGACCAAGGACGCCCCCAAACCGGCGGCAGCAAAACCCGGAAGTTTGATGGTCAACATCAACACCGCGAACGTTGATGAGCTGAAAGCTCTCAAGGGCATCGGTGAGACGCGGGCCAAGGACATCATCGAGTACCGCAAGAAAAACGGCGACTTCAAAACCATTGAAGACTTGGAAAAAGTTAAGGGCATCGGCCCCGGCACGATGAAACAGATTCGCGCCAATATCTCCGTGAGCGGCGACACCGTTGTCCCGAAAAAGGCCGAGCCGGCTGCCAAAGCCAAGGACACCAAAGCCCCGGCCAAAGCGATGGACAAAATGGAAGAAAAGGGCAAAAAATAACGCCTAGCACTCCCGGCAACAACCCCGCTCGCGGCAACGCGGCGGGGTTGTTTTTTTCCGCCAAAGTCATATCCAGAAGCTAAACGAAAGAGTGGCCGGGAGGATACCTATGCGGCTCGACAACGAACAAGAAAGTCGGAACATCGAAGATCGCCGCGGTTCACGGGTCTCACGCGGCGCCATTGGCGGCGGCATCGGCACCATCGCGTTGGCGCTGATCGCCATGTTTCTTGGTTTTGACCCGGGCGCGATCCTGCAAGGTAGCCCGCAATCGAATATTTCCAACGAACCACAGGTGCAGCAGGCCGGCGGGCGCGACGAAGGACGCGAATTTATCGCCAAAGTGCTCGGCAGCAACGAACGGGTCTGGGGTGAAATTTTCCAAAAAGCTGGACGCCAGTACGTTCCCCCTAAGCTCGTGCTTTTCTCCGGCGAAGAGCAGTCCGCCTGCGGCTTTGCTTCGGCGGCATCGGGGCCGTTTTACTGCCCCGGCGACCAAAAGGTTTACATTGACCTTTCCTTCTATCGTGAGCTAAGCCAGCGCTTCAAAGCGCCGGGCGATTTCGCTCAAGCTTACGTGGTTGCGCACGAGGTCGCGCATCACGTGCAAAATCAGCTTGGCATCATGGGTAAGGTGCAGGCGGCGCAACAGCGTTCCAGCGAGCGCGAGGCCAACGCGCTTTCGGTGCGCCTCGAGCTGCAGGCCGATTGCCTCGCCGGCATCTGGGCCAACTTCGCCAACCGCGATCGCAAAATCCTTGAACCAGGTGACGTGGAAGAAGGCCTAAACGCCGCTGCCCAAATCGGCGACGACACCCTGCAAAAGCGTTCCCAAGGCTATGTCGTACCCGAAGGCTTCCCCCACGGCAGCGCCGAACAGCGCGTGCGCTGGTTCCGCGCCGGCCTCCAATCCGGCGACATAAAACAGTGCGACACCTTTGCCGGACGCGGTGTGATGTAACCTCGTCTAAACGAACCATCCGGCTATGCTCATTGGCAGGTGGCGGCATCGCCGCCGCCTCTGTCTTGTTCACTCCGATCCCCGGCTCCCACTCGATTTTATTTGACAGGGTTTTCCCCTTTCTTTTAGACTCCGGCAGTTCCTAAACCAATTCGCTCGGGATACCGGGAGCACTTCATGATTTTGATCAAGGAACCTAAACTCGATCGGCTCAAGCGCGCAGCCCTTCCGGCTCTGTGCGTCGTTCTTGTCGCCATGGCTGTAACGAGCAGCGCCGCGGCACAAAAGGTGCGCATCGCCATGCCGGCCAAGAGCATGACGTTTTTGAACTTCTACGTCGGCGAGAAGTTCGGCATTTACAAAGCTGAAGGCTTCGATGTCTCTTTGGAAGTGATCAAGCCCGACGTCGGCGTGGCCGGCATGGTCGCCGGCGAGATCGATTATACATCGGCCATCGGTACCGCGATGCGCGCCGCCGCCACCGGCGTGCCGACCAAGGCGGCGATGTTCACCATGGATCGCGTGCTCGTCTACCTGTATTCCAAGCCATCGATCAAATCGATCGAAGAATTGAAAGGCGGCAAGACCGTCGCGTCCACCGGTTTGGTCGCCACACCAACTTTCGCGGCGAAGGCGATGGCGCGCGCCCATGGATTGAATCCCGATCGCGACCTGACGTTCGTCTTCACCGGCGACGCCGGCAATTCGCTGACCTCGCTGCTGAGCGGCGCCACCGACGCAGCGATGTTGTCCATGCCTTTTAATATCAAAGCCGAAGAGTCCGGTTTTCGAAATCTCGGCAATGCGGTCGATTATCTGCAAACCCCTTTTGCCGGGCTTGGCGCGACTGATGCGAAGCTGAAAAACAATCCCGCCCAGGTAAAGCGCATGATCCGCGCCACATTAAAAACGGTCGAGTACACCAAAGACCCGGCGAACCAGGAAAGAATCGTGGGCCTGTTAGTCGATGAGTTTAAGATCGACCGCAAGGCCGCCGCCGGCGCGCTGCGTGACATCATCCGGGCTTTCAGCAAAGATGGCACGACCACGGAAGAAGCCATCAAGATTGAAATCCGCGACATCCGCGAGCAAGCCAAGATCAAGAACGAAGTGCCGGTGAGCCAGGTGGTCGATTACAGATTGCTCGAAGAAGTGTTGGCGGAGATGAAGCGATAAAATTTTTGCGAAAAAATCGAAATGAATGACTCACCACGAAGACCCGAAGTACACGAAGTTCGGAAAACATATTTTCTTTCCTTACCTTCGTGATCTTCGTGCCTTCGTGGTGAACAATTCCGAAAACAAGCGATGCTCTGCAGTCGACCGCAGCGTCGAGCACCTAGGCGCCAGCGACGCCTTCATCATCCAACTGCGCCGCTTCCTGCAGCGCGCGATTAAAGAAGTACAAGCCGGCAAAGACGCACCGGGCACGATCTTCGATTCCCAACCGCGAGACTACGTGCATCTCCGCCGCGAAGCCGCTGATTTGCCAGCGGACGTTTCTTGGCGAACACTGTATTCAAATGCAGCGAATTCGTAGGGTGCGCATGGCGCACCCTACACGCTGAATAGTATATTGATTGTGCATGCCTCCGCGGAAACATAAACAATCGACTTGGTCGTCTGTCAAAGCGGCAGCATCAGGGCTCAGCCGTGATGACTTGCTTGCCCTTTTGCGAAATCTGTACGAGCTCTCGTCGAGCAACAAGCAGTTCGTCGACGCACGTCTGCGAATCGGCTCGGACCACGTCGCGCCGCACAAAAAAATAGTTAGTGACTGCATGTACCCAGACGTCCTTCGGAATCACCCTGTGCAGATTTCGAAAGCGAAAAAGGCCATCAGCGATTATCGCAAGGCGGCCGGAGATATTCACGGAGAGATCGATCTCATGATCCACTTCGTCGAATGTGGAAACCGATTCACGTGCGACTACGGTGACATTAACGAGCCATTTTACGATGCGCTGCTCAATATGTACGCGAAAGCTGTCCAGGCCGTAGCGGGACTCCCCGAGCCAGCGATGGCGCCGTTTCGAAACAGGCTATGGAAACTCACGGAAGCATCTCGCGGAATAGGATGGGGGTACCATGATGATCTATGTGAGGCGTACTACTCGGTGTTTCCCGAGGACGACGCCTGAAAGCTGCGTGTAACAATATGGGAGCCGAATGAGGTAAAAAATCAAAAGTAAAGATCTGACCTTAGTCTTCCCGGCGGTTCCTTAACGAAAGTCCAAGCCGCCATTCGTCTTCGCTGCTCCCGCAAATTGACACCGTTTCGAGTTATCGGATAACGTCGACGGACCGGCAACGTTTGCAGCGAAGGCAAGTCGAGTTCAATTTTATTTAACCGCAAAAATTTGTTGAGAGCTATGTAAATGCCAATACGTCGAGGAGAGGAATATCTCGAAAGCCTGAGAGACGGGCGCCGCGTGTGGCTGCACGGCGAATCGGTGGATGTCACCGCGCATCCCGGGTTGGCGGGCAGCGCGCGCAGCGTGGCTGGGGTCTATGATCTGCAGCATGACCCAGCACATCAAGATCTGCTGACAATGCCTTCGCCGGCGACGGGCCAGCGAGTGAGCCTGGCTTATCTGCTGCCCCATTCGGTCGAAGATCTCACTCGGCAGCGCAAGATGTATGAGTTCTTGGTGCGCCGTACAGGTGGCACGGCGGCGCGTCTGCCGCACCACTTGGCGACCGTCGTTTTGGGACTGCACGACTCTCGCGATATCTTCGGCCAAGAGAATCCGGCCTTCGCGGAGAACGTGACGCGCTACTTCGAGTATTGCCGTGAAAACGATTTGAGCATCGCGACGATTTTCAACGACCCGTTTCATCATCGCAGCCATCCGGAGTCCAAGCAAGAATATTTACGGGTGGTGGAGCGGCGGGCCGATGGCATCGTCGTGCGCGGCGCCAAAGGCGTGGGCACGCAGGCGCCCTACGCCAACGAAATCCTCTGCCTGACCCAGCCCAGACCCAACCTCCAGCCCGACGAAGTGATGTACTTCGCCGTGCCGGTCAACTCCAAAGGCCTCCAGCTCATCTGCCGCTCGTCGCTGACGCCGCCCAACCCCGAGGACCATCCGCTGAGTCCCCACTGGGACGAAATGGACGCCATGGTGCTGTTCGACAACGTGTTCATACCCTGGGATCGGGTATTCTATTTGCGCCAATCTCATCCCAAAGACCCCGGTCTCTACGCACAGCTCTTCCAAGGAGCCATGGGCATCGGCCCTTGGTATGTTTTAGTCAGGCTCGCGGTCAAAGCGGAGGTGTTGCTCGGCATCTGCGCGGCGATGGCGGAATATCTCGGTACTGCCAAACAACCGCACGTGCAGCTCGCCTTGGCCGACGCCATCCTCTACATGGAGACGATGCGAGCATTCATTCATGAGGCCGAATCAAATCCGGTGCGCTCGCCATCGGGCCTGACACTGCCCAACTGGACCCCGGCGCAAGCGGCGCGCATCTTTTCCATAGAGGGCTACCCTAAGATGTTACAGATGCTGCGCGAGCTGTGCGGCTCCGGCATCCTGATGTCGCCGAACCAAGCCGACATGAATAACCCCGAGATCGGCCAGCAAATCCAGCGCTATTTCGTGGGCGAGAACGAGCGCACGCAAGACATGTTTCGCATGTTGAAACTGGCGTGGGAGTACGCCTGCGATTCTTTCGGCTCGCGCCAGCTGCTATTTGAGATGTACAATGTCGCCAGCCTCGCCACCAACAAACAACGGCTAGTCGGCGCCTACGATCTGAGCCCGTACGTCCGTCTAGCCAAGGAATTGGCAGGCATTGACGGAAGGCGCGAGGCGTGAGGCCCTTCGATTGAACTCAGGACAGGCAACCCGGAAATGGTGCGCACGGCGCACCCTAGGTAACTCACACCTGTTGCCTCACGCCTCACGCTTTCTTCACACCGGCCAGCCATGCTTCGATAGATCAATCGGATTGCCGTCCGGATCATGCACGCGATATTCCGCCTCGCGATTGGGCGGCCTTTTATTAACATCGGTTTTCGCCTGCAGTCCTTTGCAAGCCTCGCGCACGGCCGCGACGTCGTCGACTTCGAAGCCAAAGTGATTGATGCCCACCTGAAGCTGAGGCCCTTCGATTTTACGCTCTGGGCCGATGGGAATGATCGCTAGATTGATATGACCGTCGGTCAAATAGGTCGCCGTGCCGACGCCGTGAACGATCTTCAAGCCGAATGCGGTCGTATAAAACTTCACGAGCTTGTCTACGTCTTCTGTGAGAATCGCGAGATGTCGAATGCGTGCCATCGTTAGTCCTCCTTTAACTGGGGCATCCTACTGAATCAGCAACAACTATGACAAGCTGTTCAGTCCTCTATTTCTGTGGTTGACTTCGCCCGCGCAATCGCTTTATAGGGATGCTGTCGCTGCCCGCGGGACCGAAGGAGTCTTCGCATGAAGTTCGCCAGCATTATACTAACTATCGCCAGCATCTGTGGCGCACTCTTCACGCCGGGCCGAATCGCGGCGCAAGATTTCTACCGCGGCAAAACCATTCGCTTTGTCGTTGCCTTTAGTCCAGGCGGCACTTTCGACGCCTACACGCGGGTCATCGCGCGCCACTTCGGCAAACATGTGCCGGGTAATCCGACGATCGTGGTCGAAAACATGACTGGCGCCGGCGGATTCATCCAAGCCAATTTCATGTACCAGCGCGCCAAGCCAGACGGCCTGACCATCGGCAACAACCAAGGGAGCTTCATCCTGCAGCAAATCCTCGGCGCCAAGGGCATCGAGTTCGACAGCCGCAAGTTTGAATACCTCGGCGTGCCGACGGAATTTCACCCGGTGTGCGCACTGACCAAAGTAAGCGGTTACACCAACATGGAGCGCTGGTTCGCCGCCAAAGAACCGGTGCGGTTGGGCGGCATCGGGCCCGGCACCGGTCCGTCAGACATCGCCCGCGCGGTGAAAGCGGCGCTGCCGAATTTGCCGATCCGCGTGGTCGACGGCTACAAGGGCGCGGCCGACGTGCGCCTGGCTGCCGACGGCGGCGAGTTGGCCGGCTTCTGCGCCGCCTGGGAAGGTATCAAACTGCTCTGGCGCAAGTCCATCGACAGCGGCGACGTCTCGGTAGTCCTGCAAGTGGCGCCGAAGAAACATGCCGAGCTGCCCAACGTGCCGCTCGTCATCGATTACGTCAAGAGCGACGAAGCCAAGCAGATTCTTAAATACGCCGTGCAGGACGTGGCCGTGTTGCAGTACTTGTATTTCTTGCCGCCGGCGACTAACAAAGAGACCGTGCGGCTCTTGCGCAAGAGTTTTCTTGACACGTTGAAGGACGGTGACTTTCTCGCCGAGATGAACAAAGCCAACCTCGCCGTCACGCCGGTGGGCGGCGAGGTGATCGACGGCATCGTCTCGGGTTTATTTAAGCTAGATACGCAGATGGTCGGGAAACTAAAAGGCGTACTGGTGCCGTAGCGCCGACACCAGGGGGTCGCCCCTACAAAGATTCGGATGACCGGTAGTCGCGAGTTGAATCCAGGACGCATTGTTATTTCGCAGGAGGGCGCGATGAATCGCGCCCCTACATGCGGATCGTTTTTGCGTTCTTTGCGCTCTTTGCGGTTAAATTCTCCGGATTCCGAATCCGGGCGCGCAGCGCCTTTTGTGCCCATGTGCTCTTTATGGTTAAAGCTCTTGCCGGATTCGGTTGCCGCTGCCGCGCTGGCTGCTTCGTGGTGAGATCAGATATTCCCTTGTAGGAGGAAAACATGGAACGTAAACTTATCGACGCCGACG
Coding sequences within it:
- a CDS encoding GlsB/YeaQ/YmgE family stress response membrane protein, whose translation is MFGLIWTIVIGFVVGVIAKFIMPGKENLGFVLTTVLGIVGSIAASYAGQIIGLYDAGQGAGFIGSIVGAFVVLWGYLKVKSA
- a CDS encoding ribonuclease, producing the protein MSILILFSLCASASPACAREKRANTGAEILLAELPKEGRATLALIKQGGPFPYKRDGIVFGNFEKRLPAKKRGYYREYTVATPGARDRGARRIVAGDGGEYYYTADHYKSFQRIRE
- a CDS encoding barstar family protein; protein product: MYRGDAGSARSRRAPHCRRRRRRVLLHRRSLQEFSTHSGVTPLASLNEILGDPKRCGVFRYGGDLDRLESAAERANLSLHKLDLSLARSKKDALKSFAKTLKFPTYFGENWDALDECLSDLDWLDAPGWMLIVTGAGKFAAVDEESLVTILDVLNSAAEYWSEEGKPFWAIVIGEGQTKGLANLKPVPEK
- a CDS encoding helix-hairpin-helix domain-containing protein, producing the protein MVNINTANVDELKALKGIGETRAKDIIEYRKKNGDFKTIEDLEKVKGIGPGTMKQIRANISVSGDTVVPKKAEPAAKAKDTKAPAKAMDKMEEKGKK
- a CDS encoding flagellar biosynthesis protein FlgM, giving the protein MRLDNEQESRNIEDRRGSRVSRGAIGGGIGTIALALIAMFLGFDPGAILQGSPQSNISNEPQVQQAGGRDEGREFIAKVLGSNERVWGEIFQKAGRQYVPPKLVLFSGEEQSACGFASAASGPFYCPGDQKVYIDLSFYRELSQRFKAPGDFAQAYVVAHEVAHHVQNQLGIMGKVQAAQQRSSEREANALSVRLELQADCLAGIWANFANRDRKILEPGDVEEGLNAAAQIGDDTLQKRSQGYVVPEGFPHGSAEQRVRWFRAGLQSGDIKQCDTFAGRGVM
- a CDS encoding ABC transporter substrate-binding protein; translation: MILIKEPKLDRLKRAALPALCVVLVAMAVTSSAAAQKVRIAMPAKSMTFLNFYVGEKFGIYKAEGFDVSLEVIKPDVGVAGMVAGEIDYTSAIGTAMRAAATGVPTKAAMFTMDRVLVYLYSKPSIKSIEELKGGKTVASTGLVATPTFAAKAMARAHGLNPDRDLTFVFTGDAGNSLTSLLSGATDAAMLSMPFNIKAEESGFRNLGNAVDYLQTPFAGLGATDAKLKNNPAQVKRMIRATLKTVEYTKDPANQERIVGLLVDEFKIDRKAAAGALRDIIRAFSKDGTTTEEAIKIEIRDIREQAKIKNEVPVSQVVDYRLLEEVLAEMKR
- a CDS encoding VOC family protein translates to MARIRHLAILTEDVDKLVKFYTTAFGLKIVHGVGTATYLTDGHINLAIIPIGPERKIEGPQLQVGINHFGFEVDDVAAVREACKGLQAKTDVNKRPPNREAEYRVHDPDGNPIDLSKHGWPV